The following are encoded in a window of Legionella geestiana genomic DNA:
- a CDS encoding pirin family protein, translating into MNQRQVRRLLTGRLMREGAGVKLHRYIGMDPHNEYDPFLLLDFFDSDDPMDYIGGFPDHPHRGFETITYLLHGRLHHRDNHGHEGVLEPGGVQWMTAGRGIIHSEMPRQQSGRLCGIQLWLNLPAAEKRMAPHYHEFSAESFPLEQNKAGVTVKVIAGTTDAGTSSPVARRVTDPVLLDIHLGAGARFVQTLPDTHEAFLFLLQGSFMVIGEKSSQAVHEGILASLGSGGAVSLEGVAPENRCLLIAGRRLNEPVSRLGPFVMNTHEEILEAIDDFRNHRFAPR; encoded by the coding sequence ATGAATCAACGCCAGGTCAGGCGACTGCTCACCGGCAGGCTGATGCGCGAAGGTGCCGGTGTTAAGTTGCATCGCTACATCGGCATGGATCCTCACAATGAGTACGATCCCTTCCTGCTGCTCGACTTCTTTGACAGTGACGACCCCATGGATTATATCGGGGGTTTTCCCGACCATCCGCACCGCGGTTTTGAAACCATTACCTACCTGCTGCACGGGCGGCTGCATCACCGCGATAATCACGGACACGAAGGCGTTCTTGAGCCAGGTGGGGTGCAGTGGATGACGGCCGGGCGCGGTATCATACACTCGGAAATGCCGCGCCAGCAAAGCGGCCGTCTGTGTGGCATTCAGCTCTGGCTAAACCTGCCGGCAGCAGAGAAGCGTATGGCACCGCATTATCATGAATTTAGTGCCGAATCCTTTCCTCTTGAACAAAATAAAGCCGGCGTTACCGTGAAGGTCATCGCCGGCACCACTGATGCCGGAACGTCCTCGCCTGTCGCCCGTCGTGTGACCGACCCGGTGCTGCTCGATATCCATCTGGGGGCCGGCGCGCGTTTTGTACAAACGCTCCCTGATACGCATGAAGCGTTTCTTTTTCTGCTGCAGGGTTCGTTTATGGTGATTGGGGAAAAGAGTTCACAGGCCGTGCATGAGGGCATTCTCGCAAGCCTTGGCAGCGGAGGGGCGGTTTCGCTTGAGGGCGTAGCGCCTGAGAATCGCTGTCTGCTCATTGCAGGTCGAAGGCTAAACGAGCCTGTTTCGCGACTTGGACCCTTTGTCATGAATACCCATGAGGAAATTCTCGAAGCCATTGATGATTTTCGCAACCACCGCTTTGCCCCGCGGTAG
- a CDS encoding TlpA family protein disulfide reductase, whose protein sequence is MKRLCTLLLATLFSVSFIASAAPLLTDTAGNSVDFAGLRGKWVFVNYWAGWCPGCVDEIPALNRLDADSTSRNIAVFAYHYGPESAMRKKRLAEKHGIRYPSLGRDPAAELGLSPVNGLPVTFVFSPTGQLAETLYGPQTLESLMAVMQADVPAKAAHAPRD, encoded by the coding sequence ATGAAACGACTCTGTACGCTGTTGCTTGCGACACTTTTCTCTGTCAGCTTCATTGCCTCCGCTGCTCCTCTTCTGACCGATACCGCCGGTAACTCCGTTGATTTTGCCGGGCTGCGTGGCAAATGGGTGTTTGTGAATTACTGGGCGGGCTGGTGCCCCGGGTGCGTGGATGAAATTCCAGCGCTCAACCGTCTGGATGCGGACAGCACTTCGCGCAATATCGCGGTTTTTGCCTACCATTACGGCCCGGAGTCAGCCATGCGCAAAAAGCGGCTGGCAGAGAAACACGGTATCCGCTACCCGTCTCTCGGACGCGACCCCGCGGCAGAACTCGGGCTTTCACCTGTTAATGGACTGCCGGTGACCTTTGTGTTTTCACCCACCGGTCAACTGGCTGAGACACTCTACGGCCCGCAGACCCTCGAAAGCCTGATGGCCGTCATGCAGGCGGACGTACCTGCAAAAGCCGCTCACGCGCCGCGGGACTGA
- the hflX gene encoding ribosome rescue GTPase HflX: protein MALPDVDALSALAEFGELARSAGAVVVGTVTSQRVRPEAKYCIGEGKALEIQALMAETDANLVLVNHELSPSQTRNLERLLGARVIDRSGLILDIFARRARTFEGKLQVELAQLEHLSTRLVRGWTHLERQKGGIGLRGPGETQLETDRRLLRARIRVIRERLEKVRKSRDQNRRAREKAALPTVSLVGYTNAGKSTLFNALTGASTHAANQLFATLDPNMRSLELRGAGTVILADTVGFIRDLPHQLVAAFRATLEETVLADLLLHVIDASDANWREHVNAVNAVLTEAGAIDIPMILVFNKTDLREGWDIKSAPGDLPPKVWLSAKTGEGLDLLATLMSTALFGAAKEEEWVLAPEDARLRARLYALNAVLKESTTEEGGWRLLVRLSPAARERLLQVRPPA from the coding sequence ATGGCGCTTCCAGATGTGGATGCGCTATCTGCTCTGGCCGAATTTGGGGAGCTTGCCCGTTCGGCAGGAGCGGTCGTTGTCGGTACGGTTACCAGCCAGCGCGTGAGACCTGAGGCCAAATACTGCATTGGCGAGGGCAAGGCGCTGGAAATACAGGCCTTAATGGCAGAGACAGACGCGAATCTGGTGCTCGTTAACCATGAACTTTCGCCCTCCCAGACCCGCAATCTCGAGCGCCTCCTTGGCGCACGCGTCATTGACCGAAGCGGCCTGATTCTCGATATTTTTGCCCGCCGCGCCCGTACCTTTGAAGGTAAACTCCAGGTAGAACTCGCGCAGCTTGAACACCTCTCCACGCGCCTTGTGCGCGGCTGGACGCACCTTGAGCGTCAGAAGGGCGGGATAGGTCTGCGCGGCCCTGGTGAAACGCAGCTCGAAACAGACCGCAGGCTTTTACGCGCACGCATCCGCGTTATTCGCGAGCGCCTTGAAAAAGTCCGTAAAAGTCGCGACCAGAACCGCCGTGCCCGTGAGAAAGCAGCCTTGCCCACCGTATCGCTGGTGGGGTACACCAACGCTGGAAAATCCACACTCTTTAACGCGCTGACCGGTGCCAGCACCCATGCGGCCAATCAACTCTTTGCAACCCTTGACCCCAATATGCGAAGCCTTGAGCTTCGTGGAGCCGGAACGGTCATTCTTGCCGATACCGTAGGTTTTATTCGTGACCTTCCTCACCAGCTGGTGGCTGCTTTTCGCGCAACCCTTGAAGAAACCGTGCTGGCTGATTTGCTGCTGCATGTGATTGACGCTTCAGATGCCAACTGGCGCGAACATGTGAATGCAGTCAACGCGGTGTTGACGGAAGCGGGAGCTATCGATATTCCGATGATTCTCGTCTTTAACAAAACCGATTTGCGCGAGGGCTGGGACATCAAGAGTGCGCCCGGTGACTTGCCGCCCAAGGTCTGGCTGTCGGCTAAAACCGGCGAAGGACTCGATTTACTCGCAACGCTTATGAGTACAGCGTTGTTCGGTGCAGCAAAAGAAGAAGAATGGGTGCTGGCACCGGAAGATGCGCGCCTTCGCGCCCGTCTCTATGCGCTGAATGCCGTATTGAAGGAATCCACGACAGAGGAAGGCGGCTGGCGACTTTTGGTGCGCCTCAGTCCCGCGGCGCGTGAGCGGCTTTTGCAGGTACGTCCGCCTGCATGA
- the hfq gene encoding RNA chaperone Hfq, whose amino-acid sequence MSKSPLLQEPFLNALRREKVPVSVFLVNGIKLHGVIDAFDQYVVMLKNSVTQMVYKHAISTVVPSRAVTPDTGEDPENMAD is encoded by the coding sequence ATGTCCAAATCTCCCCTGCTGCAGGAACCCTTCCTCAATGCGCTGCGCCGGGAAAAAGTCCCCGTTTCCGTGTTTCTCGTGAACGGTATCAAGCTGCATGGCGTAATTGACGCATTTGATCAATACGTGGTGATGTTGAAAAACTCCGTCACGCAAATGGTCTATAAGCATGCTATTTCAACGGTCGTGCCATCGAGAGCCGTGACGCCGGACACTGGTGAAGACCCTGAAAATATGGCAGACTGA
- a CDS encoding DUF4254 domain-containing protein, translated as MSVIEWVKPVRALHDEAIARWKSEGVCLQMEGFLRAAEENHAFNFQLWEAEDCARREDMGYEYVYRAKRAIDGFNQQRNNRMELMDTLLFNALSPSQEAACPVHSETPGMMIDRLSILSLKRYHMHLQTQRTDVEPSHRESCLQKLKTLEMQHTQLWACLEALLEEVSTHRRTFRVYYQHKMYNDPNLNPQLYQTSS; from the coding sequence GTGTCTGTGATTGAATGGGTGAAGCCTGTGCGTGCGCTGCATGATGAGGCAATTGCGCGCTGGAAATCTGAGGGTGTCTGTCTTCAGATGGAAGGATTTTTGCGGGCTGCGGAAGAAAATCATGCGTTTAACTTTCAGCTCTGGGAAGCGGAAGACTGCGCTCGGCGTGAGGATATGGGATATGAGTATGTGTATCGCGCAAAGCGCGCCATAGACGGCTTTAACCAGCAGCGCAATAACCGCATGGAGCTGATGGATACGCTGCTCTTTAATGCGCTTTCACCGTCTCAGGAGGCCGCCTGTCCGGTTCATTCCGAAACGCCCGGGATGATGATAGACCGTCTGTCCATTCTTTCGCTGAAGCGTTATCACATGCATTTGCAAACCCAACGCACTGATGTTGAGCCATCGCACCGGGAAAGCTGTCTGCAAAAACTCAAAACCCTGGAGATGCAGCATACACAGTTGTGGGCGTGCCTTGAGGCATTGCTGGAGGAAGTATCAACGCATCGTCGAACGTTTCGGGTGTATTATCAGCACAAGATGTACAATGATCCGAATCTGAATCCACAACTCTATCAGACGTCCTCGTAA
- the rnr gene encoding ribonuclease R: MSRNQLLEALDITEAEKQEALGFRLKAMLRDAQLMQDRRGRFCLMGKLNLLRGRVQGHPDGFGFFIPEDGSPDMVLSAREMRHVMHGDLVLAHEIGVDRRGRPEGKIHEVVEHANASVVGRFFTEHGVSIVIPDNKRLTQDISIPQEFANGAKNGQVVLAEVIAYPSKRTQAIGKVAHILGDHMAPGMEIDVAIHAHGIPSDWPQDVLDEAARIPLSVDEASLKGRTDLRKLPFVTIDGEDAKDFDDAVLAHEKPNGGYQLYVAIADVSHYVQPDSALDKEAARRGNSVYFPGRVVPMLPESLSNGICSLNPHVDRLCMVAEMHISKDGKITRSRFYRGVIHSKARLTYTKVGTWVQQDAPPPEHREIWPHLKALHSLFTVLEGMRKSRGAIDFDTTETRIEFDEHKKIRNIVPVIRNDAHRLIEECMLAANVATARFLEKAEIPALYRVHMPPSEDKVLALRQFLNEVGLSLSGGKKPTPRDFQKTMEKLIDRPDKHLVETVMLRSLKQAQYLAGNEGHFGLAYSAYTHFTSPIRRYPDLLIHRAIGHLLDNREAENFRYSTDDMTRLGTHCSSTERRADEATRDVVAWLKCEYMQDKVGQVFHGRISAVTGFGIFVELDEVYVEGLVHVTSLKNDYYAFDPSKHRLRGERTGVSYNLGDSLTVLVARVDLDERKIDFEPVEGASQHG; this comes from the coding sequence ATGTCGCGCAACCAGCTTTTGGAAGCGCTGGACATTACCGAGGCTGAAAAGCAGGAAGCCCTTGGTTTTCGACTGAAAGCCATGCTGAGAGATGCGCAGCTCATGCAGGACCGGCGCGGGCGCTTTTGCCTGATGGGCAAGCTCAATCTCCTGCGCGGGCGCGTTCAGGGGCATCCTGATGGCTTCGGCTTTTTTATTCCTGAAGACGGCAGCCCGGATATGGTGCTTTCCGCTCGCGAAATGCGCCATGTCATGCACGGCGACCTGGTGCTCGCTCACGAAATCGGCGTTGACCGCCGGGGACGTCCCGAGGGTAAAATCCACGAAGTGGTGGAGCACGCTAATGCCTCCGTTGTCGGGCGCTTTTTCACGGAACATGGCGTCAGCATTGTCATCCCTGACAATAAACGCCTGACTCAGGACATCTCGATTCCGCAGGAATTTGCAAACGGCGCAAAAAACGGCCAGGTGGTCCTTGCGGAAGTCATCGCCTATCCCTCTAAACGCACACAGGCAATTGGCAAGGTGGCGCATATTCTTGGCGATCACATGGCACCTGGAATGGAAATCGACGTTGCCATTCATGCGCACGGTATTCCTTCTGACTGGCCGCAGGACGTGCTCGATGAAGCCGCCCGCATTCCGCTCTCGGTGGATGAAGCCTCTCTGAAAGGCCGCACCGATTTGCGTAAGCTGCCGTTTGTCACCATCGATGGCGAAGACGCCAAAGACTTTGATGACGCCGTTCTCGCGCACGAAAAACCAAATGGCGGCTATCAGCTGTATGTTGCCATTGCCGATGTCAGCCATTACGTTCAGCCAGATTCCGCACTTGACAAGGAAGCAGCACGCCGCGGCAATTCGGTCTATTTCCCGGGACGCGTGGTACCGATGCTTCCAGAATCACTCTCGAACGGTATCTGTTCGCTCAATCCGCATGTCGACAGGCTTTGCATGGTGGCGGAAATGCACATCAGCAAAGACGGTAAAATCACCCGCTCGCGCTTTTACCGTGGCGTGATTCATTCTAAAGCGCGTCTGACCTACACAAAGGTGGGTACATGGGTACAACAGGATGCGCCACCTCCTGAGCACCGTGAGATATGGCCGCACCTTAAGGCCCTGCATAGTCTTTTTACGGTTCTCGAGGGCATGCGCAAAAGCCGTGGAGCCATTGATTTTGACACCACGGAAACCCGTATCGAGTTTGACGAGCACAAAAAAATACGCAACATTGTGCCGGTTATCCGCAACGATGCACACCGTTTAATCGAAGAGTGCATGCTGGCCGCTAACGTCGCTACCGCACGTTTTCTTGAAAAAGCGGAAATTCCCGCACTCTACAGGGTGCACATGCCGCCTTCGGAAGACAAGGTTCTAGCTCTGCGCCAGTTTTTAAACGAAGTCGGACTCAGCTTAAGCGGTGGCAAAAAGCCAACGCCCCGTGATTTTCAAAAAACCATGGAAAAGCTTATCGACCGCCCCGATAAACACCTGGTCGAAACCGTCATGCTGCGCTCGCTGAAGCAGGCACAATACCTTGCCGGCAATGAGGGGCATTTTGGGCTTGCCTATTCTGCCTATACGCATTTCACCTCCCCCATCCGCCGTTACCCTGATTTATTGATTCACCGTGCCATCGGACATCTGCTGGATAACCGCGAAGCGGAAAACTTTCGCTACAGCACAGACGACATGACCCGCCTTGGCACGCACTGCTCGAGCACCGAGCGGCGTGCGGATGAGGCTACGCGTGATGTGGTTGCATGGCTTAAGTGTGAATACATGCAGGATAAAGTCGGCCAGGTGTTTCACGGGCGCATTTCGGCCGTTACAGGCTTTGGGATTTTCGTGGAACTTGATGAGGTGTATGTCGAGGGACTTGTTCATGTCACGTCACTCAAAAATGACTATTACGCCTTTGACCCCTCAAAGCATCGCCTGCGTGGCGAGCGAACGGGTGTGAGCTACAACCTTGGTGACAGCCTGACGGTACTGGTTGCCAGAGTCGACCTTGACGAGCGCAAAATCGACTTTGAACCCGTGGAAGGAGCTTCTCAGCATGGCTGA
- the rlmB gene encoding 23S rRNA (guanosine(2251)-2'-O)-methyltransferase RlmB, with amino-acid sequence MAEHLVCGIHAVKALLEQASRETLRIYLGEQRCDARMEALIALAAAQGIPIERLSSAKMDARFSKLSHQGIVAETVAPRTWGEADLEHLLERAKKPALILILDGVTDPHNLGACLRSADAAGVDFVIVPRDRSAPLTPAVSKVACGAAETIPLVRATNLVRAMEILKANGVWIYGAAGEAQDTLYSLTFNAATALVMGAEGSGLRRLTREHCDGLFSIPMQGTVESLNVSVATGICLFEATRQRMQTGR; translated from the coding sequence ATGGCTGAACATCTGGTCTGCGGGATTCACGCGGTTAAAGCGCTGCTGGAACAGGCTTCCCGCGAAACGCTTCGGATTTATCTCGGTGAGCAGCGCTGTGATGCACGCATGGAAGCGCTTATTGCGCTTGCAGCAGCGCAGGGCATTCCCATCGAGCGGTTAAGCAGCGCCAAAATGGACGCACGCTTCTCAAAACTGTCGCATCAGGGCATCGTCGCTGAAACGGTTGCTCCACGCACCTGGGGCGAGGCCGATTTGGAGCACTTACTGGAGCGTGCCAAAAAGCCCGCACTCATTTTGATTCTTGACGGCGTTACCGATCCTCACAACCTGGGTGCGTGCCTGCGCTCAGCCGATGCGGCGGGCGTTGATTTTGTCATTGTTCCCCGCGACCGTTCCGCACCGCTGACGCCTGCTGTCAGCAAAGTGGCCTGTGGCGCTGCCGAAACCATACCACTCGTTCGCGCCACCAATCTGGTTCGTGCCATGGAGATTTTAAAAGCCAACGGCGTGTGGATATACGGTGCGGCGGGAGAAGCTCAAGATACCCTCTACAGCCTGACGTTTAATGCAGCCACGGCGCTCGTTATGGGGGCTGAAGGCAGCGGCCTTAGACGACTCACCCGCGAGCATTGCGATGGTCTTTTCAGCATACCGATGCAGGGGACTGTAGAAAGCCTGAACGTATCGGTCGCGACCGGCATCTGCCTCTTTGAAGCCACGCGCCAGCGCATGCAGACCGGCCGTTAA